ACGTCAACGATCGTGTTTTTGGTACGCAAAGGCAATCCAAAAGGCATTAAGGACTGGGATGATCTCATCAAGGGAGATACCCAGGTCATTACCCCGAATCCAAAAACGTCCGGCGGGGCACGCTGGAACTATCTGGCGGCATGGGGATATGCGCTCAAACATAACAACAATGATGAAGAGAAGGCCAAAGCATTTGTTGCAGAGCTGTTCAAACATGCACCTGTCCTTGACTCTGGAGCACGTGGAGCGACGACTACGTTTGTAGAGCGCGGTATCGGTGATGTACTGCTTGCATGGGAGAATGAGGCTTTCTTGTCAGTTAAAGAGCTGGGTCCGGACAAATTCGATATTGTGGTGCCTTCGGTCAGTATTTTGGCTGAACCACCTGTAGCGATTGTAGATAAAAATGCAGACAAAAAGGGCAGCCGCGAAGTGGCGGACGCCTATCTGAAATATTTGTACAGCGAAGAGGGGCAGACCATTGCTGCCGAGAACTATTACCGTCCAACCCTGGACAGCGTGAAGGAAAAGTTCAAGGATCAGTTCCCGCAGCTTGAGCTGTTCACATTGGACGATGTATTTGGTACATGGCGCGATACCCAGGCCAAGCACTTTAATGACGGCGGTATCTTTGACCAGATCTATGTTCCGGGCAGCTAATGCATCTGACGTCGATGATGTTGCGTGACCATGTAAGCGGCCAACCAGTCCGACCGACTGAAGGCAGAGAGGATGAACGTGCATGAGCAAGGTGATGGTGGCCCGGAGTCGCACACTGCCGGGATTCGGATTAACGATGGGTTACAGTGTGCTTTACCTGAGCCTGGTTGTACTTATTCCACTCGCAGCGCTCTTGTTTAACTCCACGGGGCTGACCTGGTCCACATTGATTGAGGTGGCGACCAATCCCCGGGTACTGGCTTCTTTCCAGGTGAGTTTTCTGACTGCAGGTGCAGCCGCCCTGATCGATCTGGTTCTCGGGTTGCTCCTGGCTTGGGTACTTGTCCGGTATGAGTTCCCTGGAAAGCGGCTGTTTGATGCCGTTATTGATCTGCCTTTTGCCTTGCCGACAGCAGTGGCGGGGGTTGCCTTAACGGCGCTGTATGCCGGGAATGGCTGGATTGGGCAGTTTGTGGAACCTCTGGGCATCAAGCTGGCCTATTCACAGGCGGGCATTACGCTCGCGCTGATGTTTATTGGGATTCCGTTTGTGGTGCGTACGGTGCAGCCGGTATTGCAGGAATTGGAGACCGAGGTGGAGGAAGCTGCGGCTACGCTCGGAGCGGGAAGATGGCGGATATTCCGAAAGATCCTGCTTCCGGATCTGATCCCGCCGCTGCTGACCGGTTTTGCGTTAGCCTTTGCCCGAGGTATTGGCGAATATGGTTCAGTGGTGTTTATCTCAGGCAATATGCCGATGAAAACGGAGATTGCACCCCTGCTGATCATGGCGAAGCTGGAGCAGTTCGATTATGCGGGAGCTACGGCGGTAGCCTTGCTGCTGCTGCTGGTCTCTTTTGTCCTGCTCTTGATCATTAATTCACTTCAACGCTGGAGCCGCAAGGCAGGCAGAGCTTAGTGAGCAGTGAACCAACCTAAACCAAAAGGAGGTACAGAATATGGCGGGTTCCGTTCCATTAACGCCTGCTTCCCATGTAAGAACCGGGCCGGGGCCAAACCGAGCAACCACGGAAGCACCGTGGGTTAAATGGTTGTTGATCGGGTTGGCAAGTCTGGTGCTGATCTGGCTGCTCATCTTGCCGCTGGTGATCGTGCTGATGGAGGCGTTAAAACAAGGCTGGGGTGTCTACATCGCCGCGCTTACCGAGCCAGACGCGATGTCGGCATTGAAACTTACGCTGCTGGTTGCCGGAATCACCGTACCGCTCAATACGATATTTGGTGTGGCGGCTGCGTGGGTCATTACTAAGTTCCAATTCAGGGGCAAAGGACTCATGATCACCCTGATCGATCTTCCTTTTTCGATTTCGCCTGTGGTAGGCGGGTTGATCTTTGTCCTCGTCTTTGGGTCGAATGGATGGTTTGGACCTTGGCTGGCCGAGCATGATATCAAAATTATTTT
This window of the Paenibacillus marchantiae genome carries:
- the cysT gene encoding sulfate ABC transporter permease subunit CysT yields the protein MSKVMVARSRTLPGFGLTMGYSVLYLSLVVLIPLAALLFNSTGLTWSTLIEVATNPRVLASFQVSFLTAGAAALIDLVLGLLLAWVLVRYEFPGKRLFDAVIDLPFALPTAVAGVALTALYAGNGWIGQFVEPLGIKLAYSQAGITLALMFIGIPFVVRTVQPVLQELETEVEEAAATLGAGRWRIFRKILLPDLIPPLLTGFALAFARGIGEYGSVVFISGNMPMKTEIAPLLIMAKLEQFDYAGATAVALLLLLVSFVLLLIINSLQRWSRKAGRA
- the cysW gene encoding sulfate ABC transporter permease subunit CysW, whose product is MAGSVPLTPASHVRTGPGPNRATTEAPWVKWLLIGLASLVLIWLLILPLVIVLMEALKQGWGVYIAALTEPDAMSALKLTLLVAGITVPLNTIFGVAAAWVITKFQFRGKGLMITLIDLPFSISPVVGGLIFVLVFGSNGWFGPWLAEHDIKIIFALPGIVIATLFITFPFVARELIPLMEDQGTREEEAAVTLGASGWRIFWNVTLPNIKWGLLYGIILCNARAMGEFGAVSVVSGHIRGETNTLPLHVEILYNEYQFSASFAVASLLLILALATLLLKSWLGHKTIPEK
- a CDS encoding sulfate ABC transporter substrate-binding protein, with translation MKKRIHKGILVGLALVLTGVLAACGSDSGGTNAAATSGGTEGGKEGAKAIELLNVSYDPTRELYEQYNKAFAAYWLKEKGQEVTVKQSHGGSGKQSRSVIDGLDADVVTLALGYDIDAIEDKGLINAGWQDKYEHNSSPYTSTIVFLVRKGNPKGIKDWDDLIKGDTQVITPNPKTSGGARWNYLAAWGYALKHNNNDEEKAKAFVAELFKHAPVLDSGARGATTTFVERGIGDVLLAWENEAFLSVKELGPDKFDIVVPSVSILAEPPVAIVDKNADKKGSREVADAYLKYLYSEEGQTIAAENYYRPTLDSVKEKFKDQFPQLELFTLDDVFGTWRDTQAKHFNDGGIFDQIYVPGS